The DNA segment GGGCGCACATCCTTCCACCTCCATTTGCATCTCATCCGCCGCCGCTACCTTCGGTTTCGGCGGTTCCGGATCCTTCTGCAGCAGGATGGCAAGCTTTGGCATCACGTACGCAATCATCTCACTGCGCTGCGGGGAGATCGCCCTACACTCATACCCCTCGAAGCGCAGGTCGCCCTCAAAGATGTTGATCAGCGTGTTGCCCAACCGCTCCCGCAAGCTCTGGAACGGGTGGTCCAGGTGCGGCTTCAGGTAGTCCAGCAGCCGGTGCGCAACGCTCGCCATGCGCCAGACGTGCTGGTTGAACGCGCCCTGCAGACAGTACAGCCGGTTGCAGTCGCTGAAGCTGTTCGCATCCTGCAGCGGATTCTCCAGCAGCACCTCGTGCAGCCAGTGCTGCTTGGACGGGTCCATCGATTGGGCCGCGGTCGCGAAACACATGCCCCAGTACATGTCCGTGTCGACCGTGACGTTCTGCATGCCGAGCCGGATCAGCGGCACCAGCCGCTCGTACATGCTGCGCGTCTTCTCGTACGGCCAGTGCTTGGCGCCGCGCATTATGCCCGTCATTACCTCGACCGCGCACCGGTGGTTGCTTTCGGTCGCCTTGTCCTCGATCAGCCGCTTCATATGGCACAGGAACCGATCCAGCAGCCGGTCGCCGAACAGCTTAAACAGCATCTTGATCATCAGCATGCGCGACCCGCTAAACTCGTCCCGACccttcttctcctccagcGACCAGAAGCGCATCAGCGTGTCGACGTTTTCCTGCTGGTCGAAAAACTCGAAAATGGTACGCTCGTGCTCGCTCAGCTCGTCCACCGTGCGGTCCAGCTTCGGCTGCTCCGCGCTCGGCGCGTACATCTTGAAGCCCTGCGTCCAGCCGAAACACCCCTCGACCGTGTACATGTAGCGCGGTTCGTCCCACTCGGCCTGACTTTTCGGCACGCGCGCCACGTCGTACTGGAGCCACATGTTGTCGTCCCGATAGCCGGGCGCTACGTTCGAGCCCGGGTTGGGCGGAACCGAGCCGCCATCCTGCCCGGCCAGCCGGGCGACTATTTCGAGCGGGTTCATGACGCACTTCTTCTGCGGGCGCTTCTGCTGCCGGAATatgcccagcagcagctgaatgGCCAGCTTGCGCTCGGTCACCGAGTCGTGTATGAGGTGGTGCACGGTGAGCCGCGTTACCGACGGCGGATGTTCGGCGTACGGGTGACACAGGTTGATCAGCATGACCGAGGCAAGATAGTGGTAGCGCAGGTGCAGCTTACTCGTTTCGACCGTCTGCACAATGTCCGCAATCAGCTGCTGGAACAGCTCcatgttgcgtttgttttcaCGCGCCCGGGCCGCCTGCCCGGCCGCCAGATCAAGCTCATCGACACGGGTACGCAGGGCGAGGGCACGCTCCACCACCTTCTCGCCAATGTCCACCTCCAGCAGGTAGGTCGGTGACTGGCCGTCGATCATCTTCTTCAGCCCGTCCACCAGCTTCACGATCGACGGTTTCTCCGACAGCTTCGAGCGCAGCAGGGCCGGCCATACGCGGGCCAGATACTCCCAGTTGTTCTGCGATATCAGCCGACCGCGGCGCTTGATGAACAGCAGACACAGGATGCCCTTGAACCGCTCGTGGTTCGTGTTGGCGTCCAGCTGCAAACACTCCACGATGCGATCGGTCAGCAGCGGGTAGGCGTACGGGAACAGGTACAGCATGTCGTGCAGCTTGGCCTGCGCCTCGATCCGCACGGTCGAGTAGTAGGAGACGGACAGCTCGAGCAGCTTCTTCATCACCTCCAGATGGGTGGCGCTGAACAGCGGCAGGCTCATCTCGTCCCGGCAGTCCTGCTGTATGATGACGCgcgtcaccaccaccgcccggaCGTCCCGCTTGCAGCGCGTCAGCTGGTACGTCTGGAAGCGCTTGGTCGAGTTGAACGTTTTCAGCTGCATCTCGTATGAGCCGTTCGGGTGCTTGCGCAGCAGCACCTTCTCGTACAGCGTGACGATCGCTTTCAGCGTCTGCGTGTCGTCCTCCGACACCTCCAGCAGGCGGTCCTGCAGCCGCGCAATCGTGCGTATGATCGCCTTGCGCACGTTCTCCCCGCCCGGCATGCGGATTTCCAGCCCCTCGAACCCGAGCGTCACGTTCAGCTGCAGCTCGCGCAAATCGACACACGTCTCGAACAGCTTGATCGGTTCCTCGTCCGTCCAGTTGGGCAGAAAGTTGTAGCAGCGAATGAGCGCCTGCACCATCATAACGCTCCGGTGCAGCTCTTCCCGCGGCAACGTCACCTCGCCGGCACTGTGCTGCTCGAGCTTGGCCAGCAGGCTGGGCAGGTAGCGATGCATAATGCGCTCACAAACCGCCCGAGCGCCCTCGTCCGGGACGCGCCACTCGATCTTACCGTCCGGGGCCATCTTTTCGCCCCACCGCTTCACCGGCACAATCTCCGACAGCGGTTTCTGGAAGCAGTCCGGGCTGTTGCGAATGTCCATCGTCTGCACCGTGGACATGTTGTTCATCAGATTGCCAACGATCTGGGCCAGATAGCGCGCGACGCGCTTGCACTTAAACTTAGCCAGCCGGTCCAGCGTCGGCAGCAGATCGTCCACGTAGTTACGTATGATGCGCGGATCGCCCCGCACCAGGTTGGACAGCAGCACCAGATAGTACAGCATCTCGTCGTTGTGCTTCTCCAGCTCCTCCACCTCGTCGTGCTCGCCCATGTAGTCCTCGATCAGGCGCAGCACGTGCGGCAGCAGCACGCGCAACACCTCCCTGCCATGAATGCGGGCGAACAGGCGCACCAGACAACCGACCAGCTGGCCGGCCACGTTCGGCTCGAACAGGCGCGTCTGGACGAACTCCATCAGCTTCTTGGCCGCGGCCGCCACAATCTTATCCGACGACTGGCCCATGATGCCGTGCGTGCAGGTCTGCACCATCGGCTCGAGCAGCGATTCCGCCTTCGAGCGGGCCGTGTCCAGGTCGGACTGCTCCATGCGCACGTTGTTGGTGGAGCTGTTCTCGATCAGCAGGAACAGCCGGTCAAGATACTGCAGCGCGAAGCTCTCGA comes from the Anopheles coluzzii chromosome 2, AcolN3, whole genome shotgun sequence genome and includes:
- the LOC120953804 gene encoding proteasome activator complex subunit 4A-like isoform X1, giving the protein MAQSLSTESCSSLSTLAETDTTSSTVVDDESSDSIEQNRPKRNERHEKLGFKPQKELFCNKFLPYTEKLDDESQANLERIKNNLGKAVAMREMGPAVMLNIRNLVTYIKLYGMKFSKEDHVKFVQLLLEMLVIPKLDPDAINKISEAIFFLLRKREWLSTKDLQIEWRPLYDLFHLVVSRLSKKGELFNTTSKNRNESTKSPLALLLEAAAEEMGYDVSTVAQYLGIEMDANGQEKATMEANLQCAIQVCTPYFPPSAMQEILDELMPRIQPLDNGSGCEVVTILNIFLNYEQGYELWFDKLMSIWNAYHNPPWAGDLMTMFAVVGLKNIGHIDWEPHIPTMFARITRAINFPVNYRNTKGGRANGLQPDAIATWIVSALGPRSSAQQYLSTFMSTIESYLHPANTGKWVKMLGEILILLPRFFIDRLVVERYRKGHHIRPIPSEHKLTEECITAFVECMKPVALQAMYSRLNPQEVGKIFQCLADLRPALIIPTIIERVYTSLDSLTEPRKLTAALHGLIGVSRALVSGHKGYTEGRTHVIPLFLATLPGIDGNDLMKTVITFQFLTSVAFLIPIIDCSQAGQHHTNLTDDERLLCEQTADFESFALQYLDRLFLLIENSSTNNVRMEQSDLDTARSKAESLLEPMVQTCTHGIMGQSSDKIVAAAAKKLMEFVQTRLFEPNVAGQLVGCLVRLFARIHGREVLRVLLPHVLRLIEDYMGEHDEVEELEKHNDEMLYYLVLLSNLVRGDPRIIRNYVDDLLPTLDRLAKFKCKRVARYLAQIVGNLMNNMSTVQTMDIRNSPDCFQKPLSEIVPVKRWGEKMAPDGKIEWRVPDEGARAVCERIMHRYLPSLLAKLEQHSAGEVTLPREELHRSVMMVQALIRCYNFLPNWTDEEPIKLFETCVDLRELQLNVTLGFEGLEIRMPGGENVRKAIIRTIARLQDRLLEVSEDDTQTLKAIVTLYEKVLLRKHPNGSYEMQLKTFNSTKRFQTYQLTRCKRDVRAVVVTRVIIQQDCRDEMSLPLFSATHLEVMKKLLELSVSYYSTVRIEAQAKLHDMLYLFPYAYPLLTDRIVECLQLDANTNHERFKGILCLLFIKRRGRLISQNNWEYLARVWPALLRSKLSEKPSIVKLVDGLKKMIDGQSPTYLLEVDIGEKVVERALALRTRVDELDLAAGQAARARENKRNMELFQQLIADIVQTVETSKLHLRYHYLASVMLINLCHPYAEHPPSVTRLTVHHLIHDSVTERKLAIQLLLGIFRQQKRPQKKCVMNPLEIVARLAGQDGGSVPPNPGSNVAPGYRDDNMWLQYDVARVPKSQAEWDEPRYMYTVEGCFGWTQGFKMYAPSAEQPKLDRTVDELSEHERTIFEFFDQQENVDTLMRFWSLEEKKGRDEFSGSRMLMIKMLFKLFGDRLLDRFLCHMKRLIEDKATESNHRCAVEVMTGIMRGAKHWPYEKTRSMYERLVPLIRLGMQNVTVDTDMYWGMCFATAAQSMDPSKQHWLHEVLLENPLQDANSFSDCNRLYCLQGAFNQHVWRMASVAHRLLDYLKPHLDHPFQSLRERLGNTLINIFEGDLRFEGYECRAISPQRSEMIAYVMPKLAILLQKDPEPPKPKVAAADEMQMEVEGCAPDEDSEYVKAVRLFKTIAHWITYTIHRYSNGNEKEYFELLPIACRLERSEQDQELSEICTLLLAFISQALTLPNCMDVALAKIDEVSKMSFWSARRAVIDVLQVQVFYNMTIILSRPEWKAKVQEIVLRLLEDSVVEVREKAAEVLCGLVHCSFLTATEELLELFKRKCRTKIIRSKRIRVEAASCSSEVARNENAEANAVLARHTGVLGLCAFISAYPYEVPEFVPNVFEHLGAHLNDPQPIPATIRKTMGDFKRTHHDNWEVHQLKFTEDQLAVLSDLTIPPSYYA
- the LOC120953804 gene encoding proteasome activator complex subunit 4A-like isoform X2; translated protein: MAQSLSTESCSSLSTLAETDTTSSTVVDDESSDSIEQNRPKRNERHEKLGFKPQKELFCNKFLPYTEKLDDESQANLERIKNNLGKAVAMREMGPAVMLNIRNLVTYIKLYGMKFSKEDHVKFVQLLLEMLVIPKLDPDAINKISEAIFFLLRKREWLSTKDLQIEWRPLYDLFHLVVSRLSKKGELFNTTSTMEANLQCAIQVCTPYFPPSAMQEILDELMPRIQPLDNGSGCEVVTILNIFLNYEQGYELWFDKLMSIWNAYHNPPWAGDLMTMFAVVGLKNIGHIDWEPHIPTMFARITRAINFPVNYRNTKGGRANGLQPDAIATWIVSALGPRSSAQQYLSTFMSTIESYLHPANTGKWVKMLGEILILLPRFFIDRLVVERYRKGHHIRPIPSEHKLTEECITAFVECMKPVALQAMYSRLNPQEVGKIFQCLADLRPALIIPTIIERVYTSLDSLTEPRKLTAALHGLIGVSRALVSGHKGYTEGRTHVIPLFLATLPGIDGNDLMKTVITFQFLTSVAFLIPIIDCSQAGQHHTNLTDDERLLCEQTADFESFALQYLDRLFLLIENSSTNNVRMEQSDLDTARSKAESLLEPMVQTCTHGIMGQSSDKIVAAAAKKLMEFVQTRLFEPNVAGQLVGCLVRLFARIHGREVLRVLLPHVLRLIEDYMGEHDEVEELEKHNDEMLYYLVLLSNLVRGDPRIIRNYVDDLLPTLDRLAKFKCKRVARYLAQIVGNLMNNMSTVQTMDIRNSPDCFQKPLSEIVPVKRWGEKMAPDGKIEWRVPDEGARAVCERIMHRYLPSLLAKLEQHSAGEVTLPREELHRSVMMVQALIRCYNFLPNWTDEEPIKLFETCVDLRELQLNVTLGFEGLEIRMPGGENVRKAIIRTIARLQDRLLEVSEDDTQTLKAIVTLYEKVLLRKHPNGSYEMQLKTFNSTKRFQTYQLTRCKRDVRAVVVTRVIIQQDCRDEMSLPLFSATHLEVMKKLLELSVSYYSTVRIEAQAKLHDMLYLFPYAYPLLTDRIVECLQLDANTNHERFKGILCLLFIKRRGRLISQNNWEYLARVWPALLRSKLSEKPSIVKLVDGLKKMIDGQSPTYLLEVDIGEKVVERALALRTRVDELDLAAGQAARARENKRNMELFQQLIADIVQTVETSKLHLRYHYLASVMLINLCHPYAEHPPSVTRLTVHHLIHDSVTERKLAIQLLLGIFRQQKRPQKKCVMNPLEIVARLAGQDGGSVPPNPGSNVAPGYRDDNMWLQYDVARVPKSQAEWDEPRYMYTVEGCFGWTQGFKMYAPSAEQPKLDRTVDELSEHERTIFEFFDQQENVDTLMRFWSLEEKKGRDEFSGSRMLMIKMLFKLFGDRLLDRFLCHMKRLIEDKATESNHRCAVEVMTGIMRGAKHWPYEKTRSMYERLVPLIRLGMQNVTVDTDMYWGMCFATAAQSMDPSKQHWLHEVLLENPLQDANSFSDCNRLYCLQGAFNQHVWRMASVAHRLLDYLKPHLDHPFQSLRERLGNTLINIFEGDLRFEGYECRAISPQRSEMIAYVMPKLAILLQKDPEPPKPKVAAADEMQMEVEGCAPDEDSEYVKAVRLFKTIAHWITYTIHRYSNGNEKEYFELLPIACRLERSEQDQELSEICTLLLAFISQALTLPNCMDVALAKIDEVSKMSFWSARRAVIDVLQVQVFYNMTIILSRPEWKAKVQEIVLRLLEDSVVEVREKAAEVLCGLVHCSFLTATEELLELFKRKCRTKIIRSKRIRVEAASCSSEVARNENAEANAVLARHTGVLGLCAFISAYPYEVPEFVPNVFEHLGAHLNDPQPIPATIRKTMGDFKRTHHDNWEVHQLKFTEDQLAVLSDLTIPPSYYA